The following are encoded together in the Magnetospirillum gryphiswaldense MSR-1 v2 genome:
- a CDS encoding NAD(P)/FAD-dependent oxidoreductase, whose amino-acid sequence MKHETDVVVVGAGPAGLFAVFQCGMVRLKCHVVDALDAVGGQCAALYPEKPIYDVPAQPSILAADLIDQLQAQAAPFNPTYHLGRQMTGLDKAENGWRCSLSDGTEIMAKVVIVAAGSGAFGPNRPPLDGLQVYEGQGQGRGVNYFVTRREDFRGKKVVIAGGGDSAVDWAISLSELAASVQVVHRRPKFRAAPESEAKLKALSESGKIELVVPYQLHGLGGANGQLHSVIVATLDGQTRTLAADVLLPFFGLATELGPIAQWGLAMDKNVISVDPASMQTSVPGIFAAGDICTYPGKLKLILSGFAEAARAAHSAYEAAHPGEALHFEHSTSMGAPGK is encoded by the coding sequence ATGAAGCACGAAACCGACGTTGTCGTCGTTGGCGCCGGCCCCGCCGGCCTGTTCGCGGTGTTTCAATGCGGCATGGTGCGGCTGAAATGCCATGTGGTCGACGCGCTCGACGCCGTCGGCGGCCAATGCGCGGCGCTTTACCCGGAAAAGCCCATCTATGACGTACCGGCCCAGCCCAGCATCCTCGCCGCCGATCTGATCGACCAGTTGCAGGCCCAGGCGGCGCCGTTCAACCCCACCTATCATCTGGGCCGGCAGATGACCGGCCTGGATAAGGCGGAGAACGGCTGGCGGTGCAGCTTGTCCGATGGCACCGAGATCATGGCCAAGGTTGTGATCGTCGCCGCCGGCAGCGGCGCTTTCGGCCCCAACCGCCCGCCCCTGGACGGCTTGCAGGTCTATGAGGGCCAGGGCCAGGGAAGGGGCGTCAATTACTTCGTCACCCGGCGCGAGGATTTTCGCGGCAAGAAGGTGGTGATCGCCGGCGGCGGCGATTCCGCTGTCGATTGGGCCATTTCGCTGTCGGAACTGGCGGCCAGCGTCCAGGTGGTGCACCGCCGCCCCAAGTTCCGCGCCGCCCCCGAATCGGAGGCCAAGCTGAAGGCGCTGTCGGAATCGGGTAAGATCGAGCTGGTGGTGCCCTATCAACTGCACGGCCTGGGCGGTGCCAATGGTCAGTTGCACAGTGTCATCGTCGCCACCTTGGACGGCCAGACCCGCACCTTGGCCGCCGACGTGCTGCTGCCGTTCTTCGGTCTGGCGACCGAGCTTGGCCCCATCGCCCAATGGGGGCTGGCCATGGACAAGAACGTCATCAGCGTCGATCCGGCCAGCATGCAGACCAGCGTCCCCGGTATCTTCGCCGCCGGCGACATCTGCACCTATCCGGGTAAGCTGAAGCTGATCCTGTCCGGTTTCGCCGAAGCGGCGCGTGCCGCCCACTCGGCTTATGAAGCCGCCCATCCGGGCGAGGCGCTGCATTTCGAGCATTCCACCAGCATGGGTGCACCGGGCAAATAG
- a CDS encoding TIGR01459 family HAD-type hydrolase has translation MSIPLISGLSAIADRADAFILDLWGVVHDGVEAYAGARDTLVALRAAGKQSLLLSNAPRRAEALVEQLARMGIERALYDYVLSSGEAVHLELQARTDPFYAGLGRNLYHMGPERDVNVFEGLDYVAVDLAHADFILNTGPWDVEETVEDYVPAMKQALQRGLPMVCANPDLVVMRQGQPVVCAGALAERYAEMGGIVSMRGKPDPAIYVQALKILGLPASRVMAVGDALHTDVRGANQAGLAGAVFVTQGIHAKDLGIKPGDNPTQDRLDHFVAAHGDVPAAAIRTFIW, from the coding sequence ATGAGCATACCGCTGATTTCCGGCCTGTCGGCTATCGCCGACCGGGCCGACGCCTTCATCCTGGATTTGTGGGGCGTGGTCCATGACGGGGTCGAGGCCTATGCCGGTGCCCGCGACACCCTGGTGGCTTTGCGGGCGGCGGGCAAGCAAAGCCTGCTGTTGTCCAATGCACCGCGCCGGGCCGAGGCCCTGGTCGAGCAATTGGCCCGCATGGGCATCGAGCGCGCACTTTATGATTATGTGCTGTCCTCGGGCGAGGCGGTGCATCTGGAACTTCAGGCCCGCACCGACCCGTTCTATGCGGGTTTGGGCCGCAATCTCTATCACATGGGGCCGGAACGCGACGTCAACGTGTTCGAAGGCCTGGATTACGTCGCCGTCGATCTGGCCCATGCCGATTTCATCCTCAACACCGGCCCCTGGGACGTGGAGGAAACGGTGGAGGATTACGTGCCGGCGATGAAGCAGGCGTTGCAACGCGGTCTGCCCATGGTCTGCGCCAACCCCGATCTGGTGGTCATGCGCCAGGGCCAGCCGGTGGTCTGTGCCGGCGCCCTGGCCGAACGCTATGCCGAGATGGGCGGAATCGTCTCCATGCGGGGTAAGCCCGATCCGGCCATCTATGTCCAGGCGCTGAAGATTTTGGGCCTGCCGGCCTCGCGGGTGATGGCCGTCGGCGACGCCCTGCACACCGATGTGCGCGGCGCCAATCAGGCCGGTCTGGCCGGGGCGGTGTTTGTCACCCAGGGCATTCATGCCAAGGATCTGGGCATCAAGCCCGGCGATAATCCGACCCAGGATCGCTTGGACCACTTCGTCGCGGCCCATGGCGATGTGCCCGCCGCCGCCATTCGCACGTTTATCTGGTAG